Proteins found in one Bacillus subtilis subsp. subtilis str. 168 genomic segment:
- the ypeP gene encoding ribonuclease (Evidence 1a: Function from experimental evidences in the studied strain; PubMedId: 12562816, 17905985, 22720735; Product type e: enzyme) translates to MKLRPHLKIEAKGTGSVSFFSEDWLTAQQARTFARELGRFPYMKELEFEDEKGGSWTLKELEKLTEELAQEPDDITVYFDGSFDKESELAGLGIVIYYSLGGTRHRLRKNKSFRLKTNNEAEYAALYEAIREVRELGASRNSITIKGDSLVVLNQLDGSWPCYDPSHNEWLDKIEALLESLKLTPTYETIQRKDNQEADGLAKKILSHQFVESHTKLDRNGDDDIG, encoded by the coding sequence ATGAAGCTCAGACCGCATTTGAAAATAGAAGCAAAAGGAACGGGATCCGTCTCATTTTTTAGCGAAGACTGGCTGACAGCACAGCAGGCACGTACGTTCGCCAGAGAACTTGGCCGTTTTCCATACATGAAGGAGCTAGAGTTCGAAGACGAGAAAGGCGGCAGCTGGACGCTGAAGGAATTGGAAAAGCTGACAGAGGAGCTTGCTCAAGAGCCTGATGACATTACTGTTTATTTTGACGGCAGTTTCGATAAAGAGAGCGAACTGGCCGGTCTCGGGATCGTCATCTATTATTCATTGGGAGGAACCCGGCATCGCTTGAGAAAAAATAAAAGCTTCCGGCTGAAAACCAATAATGAAGCTGAATACGCAGCGCTTTATGAAGCAATAAGAGAAGTAAGAGAGCTTGGGGCAAGCAGAAATTCAATTACAATCAAAGGGGACTCGCTTGTTGTGCTGAATCAGCTTGACGGCAGCTGGCCTTGTTATGATCCATCTCATAATGAATGGCTGGACAAAATAGAAGCACTCCTTGAATCGCTGAAGCTTACTCCAACCTACGAAACAATACAACGAAAAGACAATCAGGAAGCTGACGGCCTCGCTAAAAAAATTCTATCCCATCAATTCGTAGAAAGCCACACGAAATTAGACCGTAACGGAGATGACGATATTGGATAA
- the queP gene encoding preQ0 transporter (promiscuous) (Evidence 2a: Function from experimental evidences in other organisms; PubMedId: 28208705; Product type t : transporter): MFNNSFWIFFAIIHFIIVLLFYKGFGKMGLFVWIGFATVCANLQVVKTVELFGLTATLGNVMYGTIFFATDVLNEKYGPAEARKAVWLGFSTLLTLTFVMQGVLLFEPASSDISQTALETIFGFLPRVALGSLLAFIFSQTLDVYVYSAIRRIFPSDRLLWLRNGGSTAVSQLFDTFIFTAVAFLGIYPADVWLHIFISTYLIKFAVSLISLPYAYAAKKMIPNDERSS; the protein is encoded by the coding sequence TTGTTTAATAATTCGTTTTGGATCTTTTTTGCGATCATTCATTTTATCATTGTTCTTTTATTTTATAAAGGATTTGGCAAAATGGGACTGTTTGTTTGGATCGGTTTTGCGACAGTCTGCGCCAACCTCCAAGTCGTCAAAACAGTCGAACTGTTTGGCTTAACAGCGACACTCGGGAATGTGATGTATGGCACAATCTTTTTTGCGACAGATGTGCTGAATGAAAAATACGGACCAGCTGAAGCCAGAAAAGCGGTATGGCTCGGATTCTCAACGCTCCTGACGCTGACATTTGTCATGCAGGGCGTGCTGCTTTTCGAACCGGCTTCCAGCGACATATCACAAACAGCGCTGGAAACGATCTTCGGATTCCTTCCGCGAGTTGCGTTAGGAAGTCTGCTTGCCTTTATCTTCAGCCAAACGCTGGATGTTTATGTATATTCGGCAATTAGAAGGATATTTCCTTCTGATCGGCTTTTATGGCTCAGAAACGGCGGCAGTACAGCAGTCAGCCAGTTGTTTGATACATTCATATTCACTGCAGTCGCCTTTCTCGGCATTTATCCGGCAGACGTGTGGCTTCATATTTTTATTTCTACATATTTGATTAAGTTTGCGGTATCTTTAATTTCATTGCCTTATGCCTATGCAGCCAAAAAAATGATACCTAATGATGAAAGGAGTTCATAA
- the ypzF gene encoding hypothetical protein (Evidence 5: Unknown function), with protein sequence MLGRTKLGNRNAQANNNAKKKNGFQTHFDSYAGREAEKLIASNKRHND encoded by the coding sequence ATGTTGGGCAGAACAAAGCTCGGAAACAGAAATGCACAGGCGAATAACAACGCCAAAAAGAAAAACGGATTTCAAACCCATTTTGACTCTTACGCAGGACGCGAAGCTGAAAAGCTGATCGCCAGCAACAAAAGACACAACGATTGA
- the metAA gene encoding homoserine O-acetyltransferase (Evidence 1a: Function from experimental evidences in the studied strain; PubMedId: 5001847, 10939241, 11832514, 17056751, 18216013, 28581482; Product type e : enzyme): MPINIPTHLPAKQVLESEHIFVMDESRAFHQDIRPQKIIILNLMPKKIQTETQLLRLLGNSPLQVHFTFLIPSTHTPKNTAREHLDEFYTTFSNIRHKRFDGMIITGAPIEHLAFEEVSYWEELKEIMEWSKTNVTSTLHICWGAQAGLYYHYGVEKIQMPKKIFGVFEHTVLSKHERLVRGFDELYYVPHSRHTDINMEQLQAVPELNILTASKEAGVCLIVSKDEKQVFLTGHPEYDTNTLLQEYERDLERNLSTVEAPKHYFAKGSNEPVNRWKAHATLLFMNWLNYYVYQETPYEWD; encoded by the coding sequence TTGCCTATTAATATACCAACACACCTGCCGGCAAAACAGGTGCTTGAAAGTGAACATATATTTGTAATGGATGAAAGCAGAGCATTTCATCAGGATATCCGGCCGCAAAAAATTATTATATTAAATTTGATGCCGAAAAAAATCCAAACAGAGACTCAGCTTCTCAGATTGCTTGGAAATTCGCCTTTACAGGTTCATTTCACATTTTTAATCCCAAGCACACACACGCCGAAAAATACTGCGAGAGAACACCTTGACGAATTTTACACGACTTTTTCCAATATCCGTCACAAGAGGTTTGACGGCATGATTATCACCGGTGCGCCGATCGAGCATTTGGCGTTTGAAGAGGTTTCATATTGGGAAGAGCTCAAGGAAATCATGGAGTGGAGCAAAACAAATGTCACTTCAACCTTGCATATTTGCTGGGGTGCTCAAGCAGGTTTGTATTACCATTACGGTGTGGAAAAAATTCAAATGCCGAAAAAAATCTTCGGTGTGTTCGAACATACCGTTCTTTCAAAACACGAAAGATTGGTAAGAGGTTTTGACGAGCTATACTACGTGCCGCATTCCCGGCATACAGATATAAATATGGAACAGCTTCAAGCAGTGCCCGAGTTAAACATTCTTACCGCATCAAAGGAAGCCGGGGTTTGCTTAATTGTGTCTAAAGACGAAAAACAAGTCTTTTTGACAGGGCACCCTGAATATGATACAAATACGCTTCTTCAAGAGTATGAAAGAGATTTGGAACGAAACCTTTCTACTGTCGAGGCCCCTAAACATTATTTTGCAAAAGGCAGCAACGAGCCAGTGAATCGCTGGAAAGCGCATGCCACATTATTGTTTATGAATTGGCTGAATTATTACGTTTACCAAGAAACTCCTTATGAATGGGACTAA
- the bsaA gene encoding bacillithiol peroxidase (Evidence 2b: Function from indirect experimental evidences (e.g. phenotypes); PubMedId: 14563871, 14617062, 21749987, 25852656; Product type e: enzyme), whose product MSIYHMKVRTITGKDMTLQPFAGKVLMIVNTASKCGFTSQLKQLQELYDTYQQEGLEILGFPCNQFMNQEPGEEADIQEFCETNYGVTFPMFSKVDVNGKNAHPLFVYLTEHAKGMLGTKAIKWNFTKFIVDRNGEIVGRYSPNTNPKELEDDIVKLLEQ is encoded by the coding sequence ATGTCTATTTATCATATGAAGGTACGTACAATCACAGGGAAAGACATGACACTTCAGCCTTTCGCGGGAAAGGTACTGATGATCGTGAATACAGCAAGTAAGTGCGGTTTTACTTCCCAATTGAAGCAGCTGCAGGAATTATATGATACATATCAGCAGGAGGGGCTGGAGATCTTAGGGTTCCCCTGCAATCAATTCATGAACCAAGAGCCTGGTGAAGAGGCTGACATACAGGAATTTTGTGAAACAAATTACGGTGTTACATTTCCTATGTTTTCAAAAGTGGATGTAAACGGGAAAAACGCCCACCCGCTGTTTGTGTATTTGACAGAACATGCGAAAGGGATGCTGGGAACTAAGGCGATCAAGTGGAATTTCACGAAATTTATAGTGGATAGAAATGGAGAAATCGTTGGCCGTTATTCACCAAATACAAATCCGAAAGAGTTGGAAGACGATATCGTGAAGCTATTAGAGCAATAA
- the ypbS gene encoding spore associated protein (Evidence 1a: Function from experimental evidences in the studied strain; PubMedId: 20709900, 22720735; Product type f: factor) has translation MSEVHKAISAHSSKQHEHIKAFMRLENMRELAIEEAVAKCRNDEPYTTDAINEITEQMNQLAKKGIVPTRRLVSKEMVREYVSRM, from the coding sequence ATGTCAGAGGTACATAAAGCAATTTCAGCACATTCATCAAAACAGCACGAGCATATCAAAGCATTTATGCGTCTTGAAAATATGCGTGAATTGGCGATTGAAGAAGCTGTTGCTAAATGCAGAAACGATGAGCCTTATACTACAGATGCAATTAATGAAATTACCGAGCAAATGAATCAGCTCGCTAAAAAAGGCATCGTCCCGACAAGACGGCTTGTATCAAAAGAAATGGTCAGAGAATACGTAAGCCGCATGTAA
- the ypdQ gene encoding putative RNA binding protein (no RNase H activity) (Evidence 3: Putative function from multiple computational evidences; PubMedId: 9888800, 10094689, 15115438, 17905985; Product type f: factor), with the protein MPTEIYVDGASAGNPGPSGIGIFIKHEGKAESFSIPIGVHTNQEAEFLALIEGMKLCATRGYQSVSFRTDSDIVERATELEMVKNITFQPFVEEIIRLKAAFPLFFIKWIPGKQNQKADLLAKEAIRLNEKN; encoded by the coding sequence ATGCCTACAGAAATATATGTAGACGGCGCAAGCGCCGGTAATCCAGGGCCTTCCGGTATCGGCATTTTTATCAAACATGAGGGAAAAGCAGAATCTTTCTCTATTCCAATCGGAGTGCATACAAACCAGGAAGCGGAATTTCTTGCATTAATTGAAGGGATGAAGCTATGTGCAACGCGCGGGTATCAATCAGTTTCCTTTCGAACCGATTCAGATATTGTGGAACGCGCCACTGAGCTTGAAATGGTTAAAAATATAACGTTTCAACCGTTTGTAGAAGAGATCATCCGATTAAAAGCGGCATTCCCTCTTTTTTTCATCAAATGGATACCGGGCAAGCAAAACCAAAAAGCCGATCTTCTGGCAAAAGAAGCGATTCGGCTGAATGAAAAGAATTAA
- the ypgR gene encoding putative lyase or scaffold (Evidence 3: Putative function from multiple computational evidences; Product type e: enzyme): protein MKIKSIEPTPSPNTMKVILTEELPAGKSNNYKPEQAEGAPLVIAEILKIDGVKGVYHVADFLAVERNARYDWKDILPQVRTAFGMESAESAEENRSDQESFGEVKVFVQMFSGIPMQVKLTDGEREERFGLPERFQQAILKLRSEASNVVFERAWKEQGVRFGDFDEIGHDVTEELQAAYSDERLKRLTEAAAQGKGEAKQAVQRKAYKVTLDMLDDEDWKKRYAHLEQMDPKEEDIPVLQKALDDPKVSIRRQAVVYLGMIETPDVLPLLYKALEDKAVSVRRTAGDCLSDIGDPQAIPAMIKSLSDSSKLVRWRAAMFLYEVGDESAIEALRAAEDDPEFEVSLQVKMALERIEHGEEAKGSVWKQMTESRKKGE, encoded by the coding sequence ATGAAGATAAAATCAATTGAACCTACACCAAGCCCGAATACAATGAAAGTCATCTTAACGGAAGAGCTTCCGGCGGGCAAAAGCAATAACTATAAACCTGAGCAAGCAGAAGGCGCACCGCTTGTTATAGCGGAAATCCTTAAAATAGATGGAGTTAAAGGGGTATATCACGTCGCAGATTTTCTTGCTGTTGAACGGAATGCAAGATACGACTGGAAAGACATTTTACCGCAAGTCCGCACTGCATTTGGGATGGAAAGTGCTGAAAGCGCAGAAGAAAATCGTTCTGATCAAGAATCTTTTGGAGAGGTAAAAGTTTTTGTGCAGATGTTCAGCGGCATTCCTATGCAAGTTAAATTAACCGATGGAGAGCGGGAAGAACGCTTCGGCTTACCTGAACGCTTTCAGCAGGCGATCTTAAAACTTAGATCTGAAGCTTCCAATGTTGTGTTTGAGCGGGCTTGGAAAGAACAAGGTGTCAGATTCGGTGACTTTGATGAAATCGGCCATGATGTGACAGAAGAGCTTCAAGCGGCATACAGTGATGAACGGCTGAAACGACTGACTGAAGCAGCCGCTCAAGGAAAGGGCGAAGCAAAACAAGCTGTACAGCGCAAAGCGTATAAAGTAACGCTTGATATGCTGGATGATGAGGACTGGAAAAAGCGTTATGCACACTTGGAACAGATGGATCCGAAAGAAGAGGATATCCCGGTTTTACAGAAGGCATTGGATGATCCAAAGGTGTCCATCAGAAGACAGGCTGTTGTGTACTTAGGAATGATTGAAACACCTGATGTTCTTCCTCTATTGTATAAAGCACTTGAGGACAAAGCTGTATCAGTCAGAAGAACGGCCGGAGACTGCCTGTCTGATATCGGCGATCCTCAAGCCATTCCTGCTATGATCAAGTCATTAAGCGACTCCAGCAAGCTTGTTCGCTGGCGTGCCGCCATGTTCCTGTACGAAGTCGGCGATGAAAGTGCAATTGAAGCTTTGCGCGCTGCCGAAGATGACCCCGAATTTGAGGTCAGCCTTCAAGTCAAAATGGCGCTTGAACGTATTGAGCATGGAGAAGAAGCAAAAGGTTCTGTTTGGAAACAAATGACGGAAAGCAGAAAAAAAGGCGAATAA
- the ypeQ gene encoding hypothetical protein (Evidence 4: Unknown function but conserved in other organisms; PubMedId: 12562816): MDKKMIFKELTELHDEYCKDCFIKKQFRKEFGKTYAHSFCINKCTVGEKLKQYGDVLTNH, translated from the coding sequence TTGGATAAGAAAATGATCTTTAAAGAACTGACAGAACTGCACGATGAATATTGCAAGGACTGTTTTATTAAGAAGCAGTTTCGCAAAGAATTTGGCAAAACTTATGCGCATTCATTTTGTATCAATAAATGTACGGTTGGTGAAAAGTTGAAACAATACGGAGATGTCTTAACCAATCACTAA
- the ypzA gene encoding putative spore coat protein (Evidence 3: Putative function from multiple computational evidences; PubMedId: 12562816, 22882546; Product type s: structure) encodes MTSEFHNEDQTGFTDKRQLELAVETAQKTTGAATRGQSKTLVDSAYQAIEDARELSQSEELAALDDPEFVKQQQQLLDDSEHQLDEFKE; translated from the coding sequence GTGACTTCAGAATTTCATAATGAGGATCAGACCGGCTTTACGGATAAGCGGCAGCTGGAACTAGCGGTGGAAACAGCGCAGAAAACAACAGGAGCCGCGACGAGAGGCCAAAGCAAAACATTAGTCGACTCTGCATACCAAGCCATTGAGGATGCTAGAGAACTGTCACAATCTGAAGAGCTGGCAGCTCTCGATGATCCTGAATTTGTAAAGCAGCAACAGCAGCTGCTAGATGACAGCGAGCATCAGCTGGATGAATTCAAAGAATAA
- the hdhQ gene encoding Mn(2+)-dependent (deoxy)ribonucleoside pyrophosphohydrolase (Evidence 1a: Function from experimental evidences in the studied strain; PubMedId: 25005104, 27062940; Product type e: enzyme), with protein sequence MKELKQAEQIRTWVQSILTDESSGHDWHHVSRVADLAAYIGEKEKADLFIVETAALVHDLIDVKLPDTVRLSVSEVYDQLVFFGVGKENADRVIHIITRMSFRDRGKLAKEPLSIEGKAVQDADRLDAIGAVGIARAFMFAGAKGHGLYGDEQSAYAHFFHKLLRLKDMMNTDTARELAEERHNFMLQFVRQLEKDIPGIDAETS encoded by the coding sequence GTGAAGGAATTGAAGCAGGCAGAGCAAATCAGGACATGGGTTCAATCTATCCTGACTGACGAAAGCTCTGGACATGACTGGCATCATGTATCAAGAGTAGCAGATCTTGCAGCGTATATTGGAGAAAAGGAAAAAGCGGATTTGTTCATTGTTGAAACGGCGGCTTTGGTTCATGATTTAATTGATGTGAAGCTGCCTGACACGGTCAGGCTTTCTGTGAGCGAAGTATATGATCAGCTCGTTTTTTTCGGAGTAGGAAAAGAGAATGCTGACAGGGTGATTCATATTATAACAAGGATGTCCTTTCGGGACAGGGGGAAATTGGCGAAGGAGCCGCTCTCAATTGAAGGAAAAGCTGTACAGGATGCTGACAGACTTGATGCGATTGGTGCTGTCGGCATTGCGAGAGCTTTCATGTTTGCGGGCGCAAAAGGGCATGGCCTTTATGGAGATGAGCAAAGCGCCTACGCTCATTTTTTTCATAAGCTGCTGCGGCTGAAAGATATGATGAATACAGACACTGCACGGGAACTGGCAGAAGAAAGACACAATTTTATGCTTCAATTTGTCCGCCAATTAGAAAAAGACATACCCGGGATTGATGCCGAAACGTCGTAA
- the degR gene encoding activator of degradative enzymes (aprE, nprE, sacB) production or activity (Evidence 1a: Function from experimental evidences in the studied strain; PubMedId: 16625836, 19251843, 22720735; Product type f: factor), whose protein sequence is MDDKDLKLILHKTFIEIYSDLEELADIAKKGKPSMEKYVEEIEQRCKQNILAIEIQMKIK, encoded by the coding sequence ATGGATGATAAAGACTTGAAGTTGATCCTTCACAAAACATTTATAGAAATATACAGTGATTTAGAAGAACTGGCCGATATCGCGAAAAAAGGAAAACCATCAATGGAAAAGTATGTTGAAGAGATTGAACAGAGGTGTAAACAAAACATTTTGGCGATTGAAATCCAGATGAAAATCAAATAG
- the exnP gene encoding 5'3'-exonuclease (Evidence 1a: Function from experimental evidences in the studied strain; PubMedId: 16045613, 17038322, 17905985, 27435445; Product type e: enzyme), producing the protein MNNNKLLLVDGMALLFRAFFATAVHRNFMINDSGVPTNGVNGFLKHLITAVETFQPTHVVCCWDMGSKTYRNDLFQDYKANRSAPPVELIPQFDLAKEAAAELGIMNIGFAGYEADDCIGTLADLFANEADITVVTGDRDLLQLLTDKVSVALLQKGIGNYKVYTKETFYEETGVMPKALIDIKALMGDSSDNYPGVKGIGEKTAYKLIREYETIDRLLENLSLLPKGQQGKIQQGLSDLEMSRKLAEIHCSVPLACTLKDALFTLQMEQAADMLRRHQIKGIERMLEKLNAREIV; encoded by the coding sequence ATGAATAATAATAAACTATTGCTGGTTGACGGCATGGCTCTTTTATTCCGGGCCTTTTTTGCCACGGCCGTACATCGCAACTTTATGATAAATGACAGCGGGGTGCCGACGAACGGCGTCAACGGCTTTTTAAAGCATTTGATTACAGCTGTGGAAACATTCCAGCCGACACACGTCGTCTGCTGCTGGGACATGGGGAGCAAAACGTACCGAAATGACTTGTTCCAAGATTATAAGGCCAACCGCAGCGCGCCGCCTGTGGAGCTGATTCCGCAGTTTGATTTGGCAAAGGAAGCAGCCGCAGAGCTTGGAATCATGAATATTGGCTTTGCCGGCTATGAAGCGGATGACTGTATCGGTACTCTTGCCGATTTATTTGCGAATGAAGCGGACATTACGGTGGTAACAGGGGACAGAGATTTACTTCAGCTGTTAACGGATAAAGTAAGCGTTGCTTTGCTTCAAAAAGGAATCGGAAATTATAAAGTCTATACAAAAGAGACTTTTTATGAAGAAACAGGCGTAATGCCGAAGGCTTTGATTGATATTAAAGCGCTTATGGGTGATTCCAGTGATAACTATCCCGGAGTCAAAGGCATTGGAGAAAAAACAGCCTACAAACTGATTCGTGAATACGAAACGATTGACCGTTTATTGGAAAATCTTTCTCTTCTTCCAAAAGGACAGCAGGGAAAAATTCAGCAAGGTTTAAGCGATTTGGAGATGTCGAGGAAGCTTGCGGAAATCCATTGCTCAGTGCCGCTGGCCTGCACACTGAAAGACGCTTTATTTACTTTGCAAATGGAGCAGGCGGCTGACATGCTTCGCCGCCACCAAATTAAAGGAATTGAGCGTATGCTTGAAAAGCTGAACGCTAGAGAGATCGTTTAG
- the sspL gene encoding small acid-soluble spore protein (Evidence 1a: Function from experimental evidences in the studied strain; PubMedId: 10333516; Product type cp: cell process): protein MKKKDKGRLTGGVTPQGDLEGNTHNDPKTELEERAKKSNTKR from the coding sequence ATGAAAAAGAAAGATAAAGGCCGGCTGACCGGCGGTGTTACTCCGCAAGGCGACCTGGAAGGCAATACACATAATGACCCTAAAACAGAGCTTGAGGAGAGAGCAAAAAAAAGCAATACAAAACGCTAG
- the ugtP gene encoding UDP-glucose diacylglyceroltransferase (Evidence 1a: Function from experimental evidences in the studied strain; PubMedId: 11344159, 17209021, 17662947, 9720862, 18820022, 22362028, 22931116, 27684739; Product type e: enzyme) translates to MNTNKRVLILTANYGNGHVQVAKTLYEQCVRLGFQHVTVSNLYQESNPIVSEVTQYLYLKSFSIGKQFYRLFYYGVDKIYNKRKFNIYFKMGNKRLGELVDEHQPDIIINTFPMIVVPEYRRRTGRVIPTFNVMTDFCLHKIWVHENVDKYYVATDYVKEKLLEIGTHPSNVKITGIPIRPQFEESMPVGPIYKKYNLSPNKKVLLIMAGAHGVLKNVKELCENLVKDDQVQVVVVCGKNTALKESLSALEAENGDKLKVLGYVERIDELFRITDCMITKPGGITLTEATAIGVPVILYKPVPGQEKENANFFEDRGAAIVVNRHEEILESVTSLLADEDTLHRMKKNIKDLHLANSSEVILEDILKESEMMTAKQKAKVLS, encoded by the coding sequence TTGAATACCAATAAAAGAGTATTAATTTTGACTGCAAATTACGGAAATGGACATGTGCAGGTAGCCAAAACACTTTATGAACAATGTGTACGGCTCGGCTTTCAGCATGTAACAGTTTCTAATTTGTACCAAGAGTCAAATCCGATTGTTTCAGAGGTAACTCAATACCTTTATTTAAAAAGCTTCTCAATCGGGAAACAGTTTTATCGTTTGTTTTATTACGGAGTTGACAAAATCTATAATAAACGTAAATTCAATATTTACTTTAAAATGGGTAATAAAAGATTGGGCGAACTTGTCGATGAACATCAGCCCGATATTATTATTAATACATTTCCGATGATCGTCGTGCCGGAATACAGACGCCGAACTGGAAGAGTCATTCCTACCTTCAACGTTATGACTGATTTTTGTCTTCATAAAATTTGGGTTCACGAAAACGTGGATAAATATTATGTGGCGACAGATTACGTGAAGGAAAAACTGCTGGAGATCGGCACTCATCCAAGCAATGTAAAAATCACAGGAATTCCAATCAGGCCGCAATTTGAAGAATCCATGCCTGTTGGCCCGATATATAAAAAGTACAATCTTTCACCAAACAAAAAAGTGCTTCTGATCATGGCAGGTGCTCACGGTGTATTAAAGAACGTAAAAGAGCTGTGCGAAAACCTTGTCAAGGATGACCAAGTGCAAGTAGTTGTCGTGTGCGGGAAAAATACGGCTTTAAAAGAATCTTTGAGTGCGCTTGAAGCGGAAAATGGTGACAAATTAAAAGTTCTGGGCTATGTGGAGCGCATTGATGAGCTATTTCGGATCACAGATTGCATGATTACCAAGCCCGGCGGCATTACTTTGACAGAAGCCACAGCCATTGGAGTGCCTGTCATTCTGTACAAACCCGTGCCTGGCCAGGAAAAAGAAAATGCAAACTTCTTTGAAGACCGCGGAGCTGCCATCGTTGTGAACCGTCATGAAGAGATTCTCGAGTCAGTCACTTCCCTTCTTGCAGATGAAGATACCTTGCATCGCATGAAGAAAAACATTAAGGACCTTCATTTAGCAAACTCCTCTGAAGTGATTTTAGAGGATATCCTGAAGGAATCAGAAATGATGACCGCCAAACAAAAAGCCAAAGTGCTATCGTAA
- a CDS encoding hypothetical protein (Evidence 5: Unknown function) codes for MELALLLKNKPFRNLTGAPRWCIVEPSFNNESKLDDDKIFFSTWVLQY; via the coding sequence ATGGAACTTGCCCTTCTTTTGAAAAATAAGCCGTTTCGCAACTTGACGGGTGCTCCCAGATGGTGTATAGTTGAACCATCATTTAACAATGAATCAAAGTTAGATGATGACAAAATTTTTTTTAGCACATGGGTGCTACAGTACTAG
- the cspD gene encoding cold-shock protein, molecular chaperone, RNA-helicase co-factor (Evidence 1a: Function from experimental evidences in the studied strain; PubMedId: 9920884, 16352840; Product type f: factor): MQNGKVKWFNNEKGFGFIEVEGGDDVFVHFTAIEGDGYKSLEEGQEVSFEIVEGNRGPQASNVVKL; encoded by the coding sequence ATGCAAAACGGTAAAGTAAAATGGTTCAACAACGAAAAAGGATTCGGCTTCATTGAAGTTGAAGGCGGAGACGATGTATTTGTTCACTTCACAGCTATCGAAGGAGATGGATACAAATCATTAGAAGAAGGACAAGAAGTTTCTTTTGAAATTGTCGAAGGTAATCGTGGACCTCAAGCTTCTAATGTTGTAAAACTCTAA